From Zingiber officinale cultivar Zhangliang chromosome 5B, Zo_v1.1, whole genome shotgun sequence, the proteins below share one genomic window:
- the LOC121987504 gene encoding uncharacterized protein LOC121987504 has translation MNHCVMQQANAFAACEEIGAAFAVAERRTPVFCPKPRRLSTFAAVADPERPLRWRSSHRMDFSDSKAGADLLEIFQSKGGEQNQIASSPPFFCGSPPIRASNPVVHDARFGDDRPPAPFASSPLTQPDPSMSPKHGFALAKFGLVPAAVRVEGFDCLNRSRRSCSSITAVA, from the exons ATGAATCACTGCGTGATGCAACAGGCGAACGCCTTTGCTGCTTGCGAAGAGATCGGGGCCGCCTTCGCTGTCGCCGAGCGGAGGACCCCGGTGTTCTGCCCCAAGCCTCGGCGGCTCAGTACGTTCGCCGCCGTCGCTGATCCCGAACGGCCTCTTCGGTGGCGCTCGAG tCATCGAATGGATTTCTCCGATTCGAAGGCTGGAGCAGATCTCCTTGAGATATTTCAATCAAAG GGTGGAGAACAGAATCAAATAGCTTCTTCACCGCCCTTCTTCTGTGGCTCGCCGCCGATCCGCGCGTCGAACCCCGTCGTCCACGACGCCCGCTTCGGCGATGACCGCCCGCCGGCGCCCTTCGCCTCCTCACCTCTAACCCAACCCGACCCGTCGATGTCCCCCAAGCATGGCTTCGCCCTCGCCAAGTTCGGCCTGGTGCCGGCGGCCGTTCGCGTCGAGGGCTTTGACTGCCTCAACCGCAGCCGCCGGAGCTGTAGCAGCATCACCGCCGTGGCCTAG